A genomic window from Aquabacterium sp. OR-4 includes:
- a CDS encoding response regulator has product MHSILAVDDSASMRQMVSFTLKNAGFNVVEAVDGQDAWEKAGQRDFSLVLTDQNMPRMDGISLTKKLRESPKFKATPILILTTESSDQMKMAGRAAGATGWLVKPFDPAKLIEVIGKVIR; this is encoded by the coding sequence ATGCACTCGATCCTCGCTGTCGACGATTCCGCCTCCATGCGCCAGATGGTGTCCTTCACGCTGAAGAACGCCGGTTTCAACGTCGTCGAGGCCGTGGACGGCCAGGACGCCTGGGAAAAGGCCGGCCAGCGCGATTTCAGCCTGGTGCTGACCGATCAGAACATGCCCCGCATGGACGGCATCTCGCTGACCAAGAAGCTGCGCGAGAGCCCCAAGTTCAAGGCCACGCCGATCCTGATCCTGACCACCGAGTCGAGCGATCAGATGAAGATGGCCGGCCGCGCCGCCGGCGCCACCGGCTGGCTGGTCAAGCCCTTCGATCCCGCCAAGCTGATCGAGGTGATCGGCAAGGTCATTCGCTGA